Below is a window of Paenibacillus bovis DNA.
TGGCAATTGTGCTGTTATACAGCTGTTCAACAATAGTGCAAGTCAGTGGCTGCGTAAAAGCAGCCGGACACTGTATACGAAAATTGGAGATAATCGTATTCAGCTCATTGGTATGCCGTACAAAACGGATCGAATCCTCAGCGCCTTTGGAATTGGTCAGAGCTACCGGAGCAGTCAGCGACACGACCGGGAAGGGAGTCATCAGGGAATGCGTATGAAATACCGGGACATACCCTTCTCCTCCATATACAGCCTTCAGATATATCCCTGACAAAATAGGGCCGTGGCGTTTAATAAAATGCAGCGAGCGGTACAGCTTATAGGTAGAAAGTACAGTCTGCCAATCGAGCTGGATCTTTTTTTGGCTGCAGCAGTCAGTTGTTTCATGGATACACCTCACGAGGAGAGTTTAGGATTTTCCGATTAATAAGGAGAGCAGACCAGCAGCAATTAACGGTCCAACCGGCACTCCTTTGAAAAAGGCAACCCCAATCAGCGTTCCGATCAAAAGACCGGCTACGATAGTCGGCTGGTTGGTCATAAGGATCGTGCCGCGTCCACCGAGATAGGCAACAAATAGCCCGATACCAATAGCCACAAGCGATTTCCAGCTTACAAAGGAAGCCAGAATCGTCTCCATCGAAATTTTACCGCTGGCAAGCGGAGTCATCACCCCGATAGTCAGAATAATAATACCAATCGTCAATCCGTATTTTTCCAGCCACGGAAAAGCCTGATTCCATCCAAGTACACGAATCAGCAGCAGCACGAGCATAGCGATCGTGACGGTGGTGTTTTTCCCGACAATTCCGAGTCCTGCCATCACGAGCAGAATCAGGGAAGGCATATCGATAGCGCCCATAATAATCACTCCTCTTTAGAAATATTTCTCAATGAAGCAAAAATGTCCGCCGGAATCCAGCGGACATATGCAAAACCGAGATATACAGCGCAAATGCAATTTAACAGATGCCATATACGTAAAAAATTATCCGGATATATGCGTGAAAGCATCAGCGATATGTCTGGCAATCATGGCACCATGACGGCGCCCGGTCTCGATAAAGACTTCGTTGGCATTACGCCCGGAAGCAATCACTCCGGCTACATACAATCCCGGGATATTGGTCTCCATTGTCTCGGGATCAAAGCGTGGCTTGTCCATATCTTCACTCATGGTCACACCCATAGAGGTAATAAGCTTACGGTCCGGGCGGAATCCGGTCATTGCGAGAACAAAGTCATTATCCAGCATCTCGGTATGGCCATCTTCGGTATTGGTGATCTGAACTTCGGTCTCGGTGATATGAGTGACGCAGGAATTCAGATGCAGATTGATTTTCCCTTTGGTCACGAGACTTTCGAAGATTGGACGAACCCATGATTTGATATTGGCCGACAGATCACTGCCGCGATATACCATATCGACCTTGGCACCAACACGTACAATTTCCAGGGCAGCATCCACAGCCGAATTGCTGCCGCCGATAATAGCTACCTGCATGCCGGTGTACGGATGAGCTTCACGGAAATAATGGGTGACTTTGTCCAGATCTTCTCCGGGAATCCCCAGATAGTTCGGATGATCAAAATAACCGGTAGCAATAATGACACGACGAGCCTGAGGGGTATGCTCTTCGCCCTGACGATTCACGGTTTGCAGAGTAAAGGTACCATCTTCATGTCTCTGAATGCCGGTAGCTTCTGTATACGGCTGTACTTTGATATTGTAATGCTCTGCTGCCCGGCGATAATAGGCTAGTGCCTCATGGCGAAACGGCTTTTCATTAGGAGAAGGGAAAGGCAGGTTACCAATTTCCAGCAGCTCGGCTGTACTAAAAAACTGCATATTGGTCGGATACAGATAGATCGAATGAACCACATTATATTTTTCGATAATAAGCGTGTTCAGACCGAGGCGTTCGCACTCAATAGCAGCGGATAGTCCGCAAGGTCCGGCACCTACAATAATGACATCTTGCATATTACGATCAGACTCCTTTCTGAATACATATCCTGCTCTGTATAGGATTAGAGCAATACATGTTTGTGCAATGAATGCACAATATGGGGAAATCAAAGATGCTGTACTGTCAGCATTCAACCGATAAAATAGGACCATATACCATCCTACTGCAAACTGCATCTAAATTCTAGCTTGCTGTGGGTGAGCAGAACTAATTTATCGTGAAATATCATTATTTTGTAAAAAAGTGAATCATTTTTTGTAAAATGCGGTATAGTTATAGTAAGAGGAAAAAAGTTAGCAGCTTTCTTCGGAGCTTCATTGTAAACGGTTTCTGACACTGTCCCTGATATCCCATTTGTAGGGAAGGAGAGACGATTATGTCTATTCTGGAAAGGTTCAAGACAAAAAGCAAGACATCGAACATGCCTTCGGTTCATGTAACAATGAACGAACTTCGTACAGCCGTCTTACAATATGAGAGAGAAATGAGCGGGATCAACCGCACTGCATTGATGCAGGAGGATAGAAGTCTGGATTTGTCAAGACTGACCCGTTACCTGGGAGGTCGAAGTGATCAGAAATTTTATCTGTCACGGGAGACTTTCGAGATCTTCGAAGAAGAAGAACGCCATATTCCATACCATCTGGATCAGGTGCAGGGAGCGATTGATGATTATGTTCAGGAAAACGGCAAACTGCCGGTAATCGAAGATTCAGTACATTTTGAAGTCGATTGCCGCAAGCTCTATCAGCAGCGTTATCTGCACGAGATTCCTGATTTCCCAATGTATATTACCGACCAGGAAATGATGGTAACCCATCGCGAGCCGGCTATACTGCCAGAGAGCAAAGAACATATGGACAAATCATACGTGCTGCTCTAGATCATCTGCCAAATACTCGATCCTGATCGATAGGAATAACGAAATAATATACACTTATAATGAACCCGTCTGCAGCCGCAGGCGGGTTTTTGATGTTCTATATAGATGATCATGAATGTATAAAGGAAAATACGAGTACAGATAAATATCCTTTCTGTGAAGAAAAAGCAAAAGCATGTACAATGAACAAGAAATATGAACGATACACGATGCAGGTACTCGGTATGTATACAGGTGATTCATACGATAGATAGATGGAACCCATACAGAAAGGCGGTGGATCAATGCATACTTCTCATCAGGTATTGGGGTTTGTACTGCTGGAAGATGTACCGTTTGAACAATTGCTGACCAGACTATCTGAAGCTTTTCAGATCAGCCTGCCTTATGAAGATTATAAAGGGCGCTATATCGCCAAAGCTTATTTGTCAGGCTATCATCTGGAAGTCGAAGACAGAGTGGATCGCCTGAGCGAACTTTTGTGCGATGAATACCACGTGTTGAATATCCGGATCGATTCGAATGAATATTTTAACTGTGCTTTTGAGCAGCATATCAAGCAGATTCTGAAAAAAGGCGAGATACGATGGCAACGATATGTATGGGCTCCTTATCCATTACCCGAACCGTGTCTGGAATCGGATGATGATACGGAGTCAAATAAGGATATCTTGTAGGCACAATACATATAAAAAGGGGTTTTTATGATGACAGAACAGTCTGTTAAAGCGGTTATTTTTGATTTGGATAATACATTAATGGATCGAGATTATACGTTTCGAGCCTTTTCACAATTATTGATAAAAGACTATTTGGGACATATTCAGGATCAGGAGAAGCTACGTGATATTCTTG
It encodes the following:
- a CDS encoding DUF441 domain-containing protein → MDMPSLILLVMAGLGIVGKNTTVTIAMLVLLLIRVLGWNQAFPWLEKYGLTIGIIILTIGVMTPLASGKISMETILASFVSWKSLVAIGIGLFVAYLGGRGTILMTNQPTIVAGLLIGTLIGVAFFKGVPVGPLIAAGLLSLLIGKS
- a CDS encoding YpdA family putative bacillithiol disulfide reductase: MQDVIIVGAGPCGLSAAIECERLGLNTLIIEKYNVVHSIYLYPTNMQFFSTAELLEIGNLPFPSPNEKPFRHEALAYYRRAAEHYNIKVQPYTEATGIQRHEDGTFTLQTVNRQGEEHTPQARRVIIATGYFDHPNYLGIPGEDLDKVTHYFREAHPYTGMQVAIIGGSNSAVDAALEIVRVGAKVDMVYRGSDLSANIKSWVRPIFESLVTKGKINLHLNSCVTHITETEVQITNTEDGHTEMLDNDFVLAMTGFRPDRKLITSMGVTMSEDMDKPRFDPETMETNIPGLYVAGVIASGRNANEVFIETGRRHGAMIARHIADAFTHISG
- a CDS encoding DUF3939 domain-containing protein, with the translated sequence MSILERFKTKSKTSNMPSVHVTMNELRTAVLQYEREMSGINRTALMQEDRSLDLSRLTRYLGGRSDQKFYLSRETFEIFEEEERHIPYHLDQVQGAIDDYVQENGKLPVIEDSVHFEVDCRKLYQQRYLHEIPDFPMYITDQEMMVTHREPAILPESKEHMDKSYVLL